CGTCGGCGGGCAGCAGCTCGGCCAGGGCGGCCAGCAGGTCGTCGTCGCTGCCGGCGCCGGTCTCGAGGATCGCCAGTCCCGCGGTCGCGTGCGGGACGAACACGTGCAGCAGGCCGTCGCCCTCGGCGGAGACGAAGTCGGCGCACTCGGCCGTGATGTCCCGGACCACCGGCCGGTCCCCCGTACGGATGGTGAGCGTCTCGGAGCGCACAGGGGCAGTCTAGGGTGGCGGCCGTGACGCGACCGGACGGACGGAAGCCCGACGAGCTGCGGCCGGTGACCATCACCCGGCACTGGCAGAAGCACGCCGAGGGATCGGCGCTGGTGGAGTTCGGGGACACCAAGGTGCTCTGCGCTGCCAGCGTGACCGAGGGCGTGCCGCGCTGGCGCAAGGGCAGCGGCCTCGGCTGGGTGACGGCGGAGTACTCGATGCTGCCCCGGGCCACCCACACCCGCTCCGACCGCGAGTCGGTCCGCGGCAAGATCGGCGGCCGGACGCACGAGATCAGCCGGCTCATCGGCCGGTCTCTGCGGGCCGCGGTGGACCTGCGCGCGCTCGGCGAGAACACGATCGCGATCGACTGCGACGTGCTGCAGGCCGACGGCGGGACCCGGACGGCCTCGATCACCGGGGCGTACGTGGCGCTGGCCGACGCGGTCTCCTACCTGCGGGCCCGCAAGTCGCTGGCCCGGCCCGAGCCGCTGATCACCTCGGTCGCGGCGGTGAGCGTCGGGGTGATCGAGGGCGAGCCCCGCCTCGACCTGCCGTATCTGGAGGACGTCGCCGCGGACACCGACATGAACGTGGTCTGCACCGGCGCCGGCGACTTCGTCGAGGTCCAGGGCACCGCGGAGGGCGTGCCGTTCGACCGGGCCACCCTCGACCAGCTGCTCGACCTCGCGGTCGCCGGCTGCGCGCAGCTGGCCGACATCCAGAAGGCCGCCCTCGCGTCGTGAAGCTCGTCCTCGCCACCCGCAACGCCGCCAAGCTGGACGAGCTGCGCCGGATCCTGGAGCCGCTGCTCGCGGTCGAGGTGCTCGGCCTCGGTGACGTCCCGCCGTACGAGGAGGTGCCGGAGAGCGGCGCCACCTTCGAGGAGAACGCGCTGATCAAGGCGCGGGAGGCGGCCGTACGGACCGGGTTGCCGGCGGTCGCGGACGACTCCGGGCTGGCCGTGGACGCGCTGAACGGGATGCCGGGGGTGCTGTCCGCGCGCTGGGCCGGCTCGGCCGCCTCCGACCCGGCCAACCTGCGCCTGGTGCTGGAGCAGATCGGGGACGTGCCGGACGAGCGGCGCGGGGCCGCGTTCGTCTGCGCGGCGGTGCTGGTGACGGCGGACGGGGCCGAGCACGTGGTCCGGGGCGAGATGGCCGGCACCCTGCTGCGCGCGCCGCGGGGCACGAACGGCTTCGGCTACGACCCGATCTTCGTCCCCGACCACGAGACCCGCACCACG
This genomic interval from Mycobacteriales bacterium contains the following:
- the rph gene encoding ribonuclease PH → MTRPDGRKPDELRPVTITRHWQKHAEGSALVEFGDTKVLCAASVTEGVPRWRKGSGLGWVTAEYSMLPRATHTRSDRESVRGKIGGRTHEISRLIGRSLRAAVDLRALGENTIAIDCDVLQADGGTRTASITGAYVALADAVSYLRARKSLARPEPLITSVAAVSVGVIEGEPRLDLPYLEDVAADTDMNVVCTGAGDFVEVQGTAEGVPFDRATLDQLLDLAVAGCAQLADIQKAALAS
- a CDS encoding YjbQ family protein encodes the protein MRSETLTIRTGDRPVVRDITAECADFVSAEGDGLLHVFVPHATAGLAILETGAGSDDDLLAALAELLPADGRWRHRHGTRGHGRDHVLPAFLPPYASVPVLGGRLQLGTWQSICLVDTNGDNPQRQVRLSFLPG
- the rdgB gene encoding RdgB/HAM1 family non-canonical purine NTP pyrophosphatase, producing MKLVLATRNAAKLDELRRILEPLLAVEVLGLGDVPPYEEVPESGATFEENALIKAREAAVRTGLPAVADDSGLAVDALNGMPGVLSARWAGSAASDPANLRLVLEQIGDVPDERRGAAFVCAAVLVTADGAEHVVRGEMAGTLLRAPRGTNGFGYDPIFVPDHETRTTAEMSPAEKDAISHRGKAFRALAPLVATALSAPPRTSPV